The Thermotoga sp. SG1 genome includes a window with the following:
- a CDS encoding carbohydrate ABC transporter permease, translating to MKKILKVVRYILVVVCLIFFLFPVYWLVITAFKSSNEWFTMPPKFFPTRPTLSNFFGAKETEVFGGTTGSIENIFPYLRNSIVVGVSVALIGTVISALAAYAIARYKVGGPFLAEWIISIRMLPPIVSAVPLYVIFTKLRLINTWWALILSHLVIVVPLGVWLLISFFREIPREIDEAAYVDGATPFQAFFYVVLPLSAPGLAAVAVLSLIQSWGEFLLALVLTNDARAQTLPIFLGRYITGWRVAWGPLSAAGIVTMLPVVLFAIIAQRYLIRGLTFGAVKG from the coding sequence ATGAAGAAAATCCTTAAAGTTGTAAGATACATCCTCGTTGTTGTTTGTCTGATATTCTTCCTGTTTCCTGTGTACTGGCTTGTTATCACGGCCTTCAAGTCTTCGAACGAGTGGTTCACCATGCCGCCGAAGTTCTTTCCGACAAGGCCCACCCTTTCCAACTTTTTTGGAGCAAAGGAAACGGAGGTGTTCGGTGGTACGACAGGCTCCATTGAGAACATCTTTCCATACCTTAGAAACAGTATCGTTGTCGGTGTTTCCGTGGCCCTCATAGGAACGGTGATCAGTGCCCTTGCTGCTTACGCTATAGCACGCTACAAAGTGGGAGGTCCATTCCTTGCGGAGTGGATCATTTCCATCAGGATGCTACCGCCCATCGTTTCTGCCGTTCCGCTGTACGTGATATTCACAAAGCTGAGACTCATAAACACCTGGTGGGCGCTCATACTTTCCCATCTTGTCATAGTGGTACCCCTTGGTGTGTGGCTTCTCATAAGCTTCTTCAGGGAGATTCCAAGAGAGATAGATGAAGCGGCCTATGTAGACGGTGCCACTCCTTTTCAAGCCTTCTTCTACGTGGTCCTTCCTTTGAGTGCTCCTGGACTTGCGGCGGTTGCCGTTCTCTCACTCATACAGAGCTGGGGAGAGTTCCTCTTAGCCTTGGTTTTAACGAACGACGCACGTGCTCAAACACTTCCCATCTTCCTTGGAAGGTACATCACGGGATGGAGAGTCGCATGGGGACCACTCTCCGCCGCCGGAATAGTCACAATGCTTCCGGTTGTGTTATTCGCCATCATCGCTCAGAGATATCTCATCAGAGGACTCACCTTCGGAGCGGTGAAAGGATAA
- a CDS encoding carbohydrate ABC transporter permease → MKRRIVPWLMVLPVLALFLAMTIYPFGFMIWASFRDYDLSKSAETHFIGLSNYFQIFRDSTAIESMKFTVKLLAIAVPLELVLGVLIAFLIRGVKGEKIIRSSLLIPMMIPPAVSGVAWKMLYNFAFGPVNWFLSFFGVPKISWLGDPFYAQLGIIIIDIWQWTPFIFLMIYAGLQSIPQDLIDAARVDGADWGKVFLHVEFPLLRPLILVALVLRIIDCLKTFDIVFMTTWGGPGSATHTYSFYIYKIGISFGWNIGYASALSVLLLIVAIVLVNVVFRLVRMRQQLGFGGEE, encoded by the coding sequence ATGAAACGAAGAATCGTTCCCTGGTTGATGGTCCTTCCTGTTCTTGCTCTCTTTCTTGCGATGACGATATATCCCTTTGGTTTCATGATCTGGGCTTCTTTCAGGGATTACGACCTGTCAAAAAGTGCCGAGACACATTTCATTGGCCTTTCGAATTATTTTCAGATTTTCAGAGATTCAACAGCCATCGAATCTATGAAATTCACTGTCAAACTACTTGCAATCGCTGTTCCACTGGAATTGGTTCTTGGAGTTCTCATTGCTTTTTTGATAAGAGGAGTCAAAGGAGAAAAAATCATCAGATCCTCTCTTCTCATTCCCATGATGATTCCACCAGCCGTTTCCGGTGTTGCCTGGAAAATGCTCTACAACTTCGCGTTTGGACCAGTGAATTGGTTTCTTTCTTTCTTCGGTGTTCCCAAGATCTCGTGGCTCGGTGATCCATTCTACGCGCAACTTGGAATCATAATAATAGACATCTGGCAGTGGACTCCTTTCATCTTCCTCATGATCTATGCTGGTCTTCAATCCATCCCTCAGGATCTCATCGATGCAGCCCGCGTGGATGGTGCTGACTGGGGAAAGGTATTTCTTCATGTGGAGTTTCCCCTTCTAAGGCCTTTGATTCTTGTTGCTCTTGTCCTGAGGATCATCGACTGCCTGAAAACCTTCGATATCGTCTTCATGACCACCTGGGGTGGTCCAGGTTCTGCAACCCACACCTACAGTTTTTACATCTACAAGATTGGGATCTCGTTTGGATGGAACATCGGCTATGCGTCAGCGCTGAGTGTGTTGCTTTTGATCGTAGCCATAGTCCTTGTGAACGTGGTCTTCAGACTTGTGAGGATGAGGCAGCAGTTGGGATTCGGGGGTGAAGAATGA